The Engystomops pustulosus chromosome 1, aEngPut4.maternal, whole genome shotgun sequence genome has a window encoding:
- the GTPBP3 gene encoding tRNA modification GTPase GTPBP3, mitochondrial isoform X3 codes for MCRTPLQEMWSSRRCLKMFSQDPLKKWIHHNVRDTIFALSSGRGKCGVAVIRTSGPASQEALHLLTKWRSLPPPRQVKLASILCPKSGELLDKGLVVWFSGPHSFTGEDCCEYHVHGGPAVVNGILQALGCLKMLRPADPGEFTKRAFQNGKLDLTEVEGLGDLIHAETEVQRRQALRQMSGELGQLYQTWSQQMIRALAHIEAFIDFSEDDNVEEHVILAVDEVVVTLMRGLEEHLKDNRRGERLREGVQVVLTGATNAGKSSLMNVISQKPTAIVSSIPGTTRDVVEATLNIGGYPIILSDTAGLRESEDPIEKEGVRRAKARIGDADILVAVIDVSDGLLSQEMILANLQNLYPSLQEDGPRSIIVALNKVDLLSQERIVNLEKLCQEHRLPTLCLMSCHTGEGISNFLRILRDHLEAICGDPLQGAPTITQTRHRHHLTECLDALRRYNVHRQQDLVLSAEELRIAHRHLGVITGRVNAEEILDIIFSDFCIGK; via the exons TCCCTTAAAGAAGTGGATACATCATAATGTAAGAGATACCATTTTTGCCCTCTCTTCTGGCCGTGGGAAATGTGGAGTAGCAGTGATCAGGACTAGTGGCCCAGCTAGCCAAGAAGCTCTGCACCTCCTTACTAAGTGGCGCTCATTGCCTCCTCCACGGCAAGTAAAACTTGCGTCAATTTTATGTCCAAAATCTGGAGAGCTGTTGGATAAAGGACTGGTGGTATGGTTCTCAG GTCCACATAGCTTCACAGGAGAAGACTGCTGTGAATACCATGTGCATGGAGGGCCAGCTGTGGTAAATGGAATACTTCAGGCATTAg GGTGCCTCAAGATGCTTCGTCCAGCAGATCCAGGTGAATTCACCAAAAGAGCTTTTCAAAATGGAAAGTTGGATCTTACTGAGGTTGAAGGTCTGGGAGATCTCATTCATGCAGAAACTGAGGTTCAGAGAAGGCAGGCCCTGCGACAGATGTCTGGTGAGCTTGGACAGCTATACCAGACATGGAGCCAACAAATGATCAGG GCTCTTGCTCACATTGAGGCCTTCATAGATTTTAGTGAAGATGACAATGTGGAGGAACATGTTATATTAGCAG TTGATGAAGTTGTTGTAACGCTCATGAGAGGACTGGAGGAGCATCTTAAGGACAACCGGCGAGGAGAGAGGCTGCGAGAAGGAGTGCAAGTTGTACTCACAGGAGCTACAAATGCAGGAAAAAGTAGCCTAATGAATGTAATAA gcCAGAAACCAACTGCCATAGTTTCCTCCATCCCTGGCACTACTCGAGATGTTGTTGAGGCAACCCTGAATATTGGAGGATATCCTATTATCCTGAGTGATACAGCCGGCCTGCGGGAATCTGAAGATCCTATAGAGAAGGAAGGTGTAAGACGGGCTAAGGCAAG GATTGGAGATGCTGACATTCTTGTAGCAGTAATAGATGTCAGTGATGGTTTACTATCTCAAGAAATGATTCTTGCCAATCTTCAAAACCTCTACCCCAGCTTGCAAGAAGATGGGCCCAGGAGTATTATTGTGGCACTGAACAAAGTGGACCTGCTGAGCCAGGAAAGAATTGTAAACTTAGAGAAGCTATGCCAAGAACATAGGCTACCGACTCTATGCCTTATGTCTTGCCACACTGGTGAAGGAATCAGCAACTTCTTGAGAATCCTCAGGGACCACTTGGAAGCAAT CTGTGGTGATCCTCTACAGGGAGCTCCTACAATAACCCAGACCCGCCACAGACACCATTTAACAGAATGCCTAGATGCCCTCAGGCGCTATAATGTCCACAGACAACAGGACTTGGTTCTCTCAGCAGAAGAGCTGCGGATTGCGCACAGACACCTTGGTGTTATCACAGGAAGGGTGAACGCTGAGGAGATTCTAGACATTATATTTAGTGACTTCTGCATTGGAAAGTGA
- the GTPBP3 gene encoding tRNA modification GTPase GTPBP3, mitochondrial isoform X1, with product MCRTPLQEMWSSRRCLKMFSQDPLKKWIHHNVRDTIFALSSGRGKCGVAVIRTSGPASQEALHLLTKWRSLPPPRQVKLASILCPKSGELLDKGLVVWFSGPHSFTGEDCCEYHVHGGPAVVNGILQALGCLKMLRPADPGEFTKRAFQNGKLDLTEVEGLGDLIHAETEVQRRQALRQMSGELGQLYQTWSQQMIRALAHIEAFIDFSEDDNVEEHVILAVDEVVVTLMRGLEEHLKDNRRGERLREGVQVVLTGATNAGKSSLMNVISQKPTAIVSSIPGTTRDVVEATLNIGGYPIILSDTAGLRESEDPIEKEGVRRAKARIGDADILVAVIDVSDGLLSQEMILANLQNLYPSLQEDGPRSIIVALNKVDLLSQERIVNLEKLCQEHRLPTLCLMSCHTGEGISNFLRILRDHLEAICGDPLQGAPTITQTRHRHHLTECLDALRRYNVHRQQDLVLSAEELRIAHRHLGVITGRVNAEEILDIIFSDFCIGKNEGHSMLQKQKLKISYNSGCCSIHR from the exons TCCCTTAAAGAAGTGGATACATCATAATGTAAGAGATACCATTTTTGCCCTCTCTTCTGGCCGTGGGAAATGTGGAGTAGCAGTGATCAGGACTAGTGGCCCAGCTAGCCAAGAAGCTCTGCACCTCCTTACTAAGTGGCGCTCATTGCCTCCTCCACGGCAAGTAAAACTTGCGTCAATTTTATGTCCAAAATCTGGAGAGCTGTTGGATAAAGGACTGGTGGTATGGTTCTCAG GTCCACATAGCTTCACAGGAGAAGACTGCTGTGAATACCATGTGCATGGAGGGCCAGCTGTGGTAAATGGAATACTTCAGGCATTAg GGTGCCTCAAGATGCTTCGTCCAGCAGATCCAGGTGAATTCACCAAAAGAGCTTTTCAAAATGGAAAGTTGGATCTTACTGAGGTTGAAGGTCTGGGAGATCTCATTCATGCAGAAACTGAGGTTCAGAGAAGGCAGGCCCTGCGACAGATGTCTGGTGAGCTTGGACAGCTATACCAGACATGGAGCCAACAAATGATCAGG GCTCTTGCTCACATTGAGGCCTTCATAGATTTTAGTGAAGATGACAATGTGGAGGAACATGTTATATTAGCAG TTGATGAAGTTGTTGTAACGCTCATGAGAGGACTGGAGGAGCATCTTAAGGACAACCGGCGAGGAGAGAGGCTGCGAGAAGGAGTGCAAGTTGTACTCACAGGAGCTACAAATGCAGGAAAAAGTAGCCTAATGAATGTAATAA gcCAGAAACCAACTGCCATAGTTTCCTCCATCCCTGGCACTACTCGAGATGTTGTTGAGGCAACCCTGAATATTGGAGGATATCCTATTATCCTGAGTGATACAGCCGGCCTGCGGGAATCTGAAGATCCTATAGAGAAGGAAGGTGTAAGACGGGCTAAGGCAAG GATTGGAGATGCTGACATTCTTGTAGCAGTAATAGATGTCAGTGATGGTTTACTATCTCAAGAAATGATTCTTGCCAATCTTCAAAACCTCTACCCCAGCTTGCAAGAAGATGGGCCCAGGAGTATTATTGTGGCACTGAACAAAGTGGACCTGCTGAGCCAGGAAAGAATTGTAAACTTAGAGAAGCTATGCCAAGAACATAGGCTACCGACTCTATGCCTTATGTCTTGCCACACTGGTGAAGGAATCAGCAACTTCTTGAGAATCCTCAGGGACCACTTGGAAGCAAT CTGTGGTGATCCTCTACAGGGAGCTCCTACAATAACCCAGACCCGCCACAGACACCATTTAACAGAATGCCTAGATGCCCTCAGGCGCTATAATGTCCACAGACAACAGGACTTGGTTCTCTCAGCAGAAGAGCTGCGGATTGCGCACAGACACCTTGGTGTTATCACAGGAAGGGTGAACGCTGAGGAGATTCTAGACATTATATTTAGTGACTTCTGCATTGGAAA
- the GTPBP3 gene encoding tRNA modification GTPase GTPBP3, mitochondrial isoform X2, whose product MWSSRRCLKMFSQDPLKKWIHHNVRDTIFALSSGRGKCGVAVIRTSGPASQEALHLLTKWRSLPPPRQVKLASILCPKSGELLDKGLVVWFSGPHSFTGEDCCEYHVHGGPAVVNGILQALGCLKMLRPADPGEFTKRAFQNGKLDLTEVEGLGDLIHAETEVQRRQALRQMSGELGQLYQTWSQQMIRALAHIEAFIDFSEDDNVEEHVILAVDEVVVTLMRGLEEHLKDNRRGERLREGVQVVLTGATNAGKSSLMNVISQKPTAIVSSIPGTTRDVVEATLNIGGYPIILSDTAGLRESEDPIEKEGVRRAKARIGDADILVAVIDVSDGLLSQEMILANLQNLYPSLQEDGPRSIIVALNKVDLLSQERIVNLEKLCQEHRLPTLCLMSCHTGEGISNFLRILRDHLEAICGDPLQGAPTITQTRHRHHLTECLDALRRYNVHRQQDLVLSAEELRIAHRHLGVITGRVNAEEILDIIFSDFCIGKNEGHSMLQKQKLKISYNSGCCSIHR is encoded by the exons TCCCTTAAAGAAGTGGATACATCATAATGTAAGAGATACCATTTTTGCCCTCTCTTCTGGCCGTGGGAAATGTGGAGTAGCAGTGATCAGGACTAGTGGCCCAGCTAGCCAAGAAGCTCTGCACCTCCTTACTAAGTGGCGCTCATTGCCTCCTCCACGGCAAGTAAAACTTGCGTCAATTTTATGTCCAAAATCTGGAGAGCTGTTGGATAAAGGACTGGTGGTATGGTTCTCAG GTCCACATAGCTTCACAGGAGAAGACTGCTGTGAATACCATGTGCATGGAGGGCCAGCTGTGGTAAATGGAATACTTCAGGCATTAg GGTGCCTCAAGATGCTTCGTCCAGCAGATCCAGGTGAATTCACCAAAAGAGCTTTTCAAAATGGAAAGTTGGATCTTACTGAGGTTGAAGGTCTGGGAGATCTCATTCATGCAGAAACTGAGGTTCAGAGAAGGCAGGCCCTGCGACAGATGTCTGGTGAGCTTGGACAGCTATACCAGACATGGAGCCAACAAATGATCAGG GCTCTTGCTCACATTGAGGCCTTCATAGATTTTAGTGAAGATGACAATGTGGAGGAACATGTTATATTAGCAG TTGATGAAGTTGTTGTAACGCTCATGAGAGGACTGGAGGAGCATCTTAAGGACAACCGGCGAGGAGAGAGGCTGCGAGAAGGAGTGCAAGTTGTACTCACAGGAGCTACAAATGCAGGAAAAAGTAGCCTAATGAATGTAATAA gcCAGAAACCAACTGCCATAGTTTCCTCCATCCCTGGCACTACTCGAGATGTTGTTGAGGCAACCCTGAATATTGGAGGATATCCTATTATCCTGAGTGATACAGCCGGCCTGCGGGAATCTGAAGATCCTATAGAGAAGGAAGGTGTAAGACGGGCTAAGGCAAG GATTGGAGATGCTGACATTCTTGTAGCAGTAATAGATGTCAGTGATGGTTTACTATCTCAAGAAATGATTCTTGCCAATCTTCAAAACCTCTACCCCAGCTTGCAAGAAGATGGGCCCAGGAGTATTATTGTGGCACTGAACAAAGTGGACCTGCTGAGCCAGGAAAGAATTGTAAACTTAGAGAAGCTATGCCAAGAACATAGGCTACCGACTCTATGCCTTATGTCTTGCCACACTGGTGAAGGAATCAGCAACTTCTTGAGAATCCTCAGGGACCACTTGGAAGCAAT CTGTGGTGATCCTCTACAGGGAGCTCCTACAATAACCCAGACCCGCCACAGACACCATTTAACAGAATGCCTAGATGCCCTCAGGCGCTATAATGTCCACAGACAACAGGACTTGGTTCTCTCAGCAGAAGAGCTGCGGATTGCGCACAGACACCTTGGTGTTATCACAGGAAGGGTGAACGCTGAGGAGATTCTAGACATTATATTTAGTGACTTCTGCATTGGAAA